Within the Marixanthomonas sp. SCSIO 43207 genome, the region TTGTTCCTATGATTTTTTGAATTATTATATTTCCAAAATAACTACCTACAGCATACCCAACTGAAGAAGCTGTAAATACAGATACCAAAATAATCAGGCTTCCCCAAAAAGGCCCATAAGCCAAAACCGAAACAACCATTAAAGCTACCGATGGGATGATGATCAAAAACATTTGAGCAACCATCGCTAAAACAAGTACTAAGGGTCCTAACCATCCAAAATCTGAAACCCATTTTTCAATCTTTGCTTCATCATTACTGGTTAACACCACCCACGCTTCGGTAAAAAATTGTTCAACAGAAGGAACCGTAAAGTATAATAGTACACCAAGAAAAATTAAAAACAGTGATGCGTATAAAGGCAAGTACCCTTTTTTTTGTGAAGAAGTGTTTTGTTTACTCATACATTGCAAACACTATTTGAGTTTTACTTTTAAAATACTAGGAACGC harbors:
- a CDS encoding TVP38/TMEM64 family protein, yielding MSKQNTSSQKKGYLPLYASLFLIFLGVLLYFTVPSVEQFFTEAWVVLTSNDEAKIEKWVSDFGWLGPLVLVLAMVAQMFLIIIPSVALMVVSVLAYGPFWGSLIILVSVFTASSVGYAVGSYFGNIIIQKIIGTKTENKIEAFINDYGFWAVVVTRINPFLSNDAISFVAGILKMGYWRFIGATMLGISPLTLFIAFIGQNTESLKTGLLWGSIVCLLAFAAYVYWDKKR